In Lates calcarifer isolate ASB-BC8 linkage group LG4, TLL_Latcal_v3, whole genome shotgun sequence, a genomic segment contains:
- the riok1 gene encoding serine/threonine-protein kinase RIO1 isoform X1, with the protein MSVVECVPGQFDDAEEDSSQSEVSAVLSQISDVTLQPSSHQEEEEEEEDDDDDDDDEDEEEWAWCSAGGDLTKRYNRTTFNCQSNRQNPTNKTLPSSTPSDKALRKYEHKINLDKLNYADSVINKVTTMQKQKDADTYRVKDKSDRATVEQVLDPRTRMILFKMLSRGVISEINGCISTGKEANVYHASTSAGESRAIKIYKTSILLFKDRDKYVSGEFRFRHGYCKGNPRKMVRTWAEKEMRNLIRLQTAGIPSPDPLLLRSHVLLMSFIGKDNMPAPLLKNASLSESKARELYLQVLQNMRKMFQDARLVHADLSEFNMLYHNGDAYIIDVSQSVEHDHPHALEFLRKDCSNVNEFFVKHGVAVMTVRELFDFITDPSITCHNIDQYLEKAMVIAAERTSEQRSDQDRVDEEVFKKAYIPRTLTEVSHYERDIDLMRTKEEESAISGHEDNILYQTLIGLKRDLSGVQTVPALLEDESSSEEEEEEDDDDDNDTGQQEQSEETPMDRKEKKKMVKEAQREKRKSKVPKHVKKRKEKVAKMKKGR; encoded by the exons ATGTCGGTGGTCGAGTGTGTACCTGGACAGTTTGATGACGCAGAGGAGGACAG cagccaatcagaggtgTCGGCTGTCCTGAGTCAGATCAGTGATGTCACTCTGCAGCCTTCATCacaccaggaggaggaggaggaggaggaggatgatgatgatgatgatgatgatgaagatgaagaggagtgGGCATGGTGTTCAGCAGGAGGAGATCTGACCAAGAGATACAACAGGACGACTTTCAACTGTCAG tccAACAGACAGAATCCGACCAATAAGACGCTGCCATCGTCGACTCCATCTGATAAAGCTCTGAGGAAATACGAACACAAGATCAACCTGG ATAAACTGAATTACGCCGACTCGGTGATCAATAAAGTCACGACgatgcagaaacagaaagacgCTGACAC gtacAGAGTGAAGGACAAATCAGATCGAGCCACAGTCGAACAG GTTTTAGATCCTCGGACTCGAATGATTCTGTTTAAAATGCTGAGTCGAGGAGTGATCAGTGAAATCAACGGCTGCATCAGCACTGGGAAGGAG GCGAATGTATATCACGCCAGCACGTCagcaggagagagcagagcCATCAAGATCTACAAGACCTCGATCCTGCTGTTCAAAGACCGAGACAAATATGTCAGTGGAGAGTTCAG GTTCCGTCATGGTTACTGTAAAGGAAACCCCAGGAAGATGGTGAGAACTTGGGCAGAGAAGGAGATGAGGAACCTCATCAG gctgcAGACGGCAGGAATCCCAAGTCCAGACCCTCTGCTACTCCGGAGTCACGTTCTACTGATGAGCTTCATCGGAAAAGACAACAT GCCGGCTCCTCTGCTGAAGAACGCCTCGTTGTCAGAGTCGAAGGCTCGTGAACTCTACCTGCAGGTTCTACAGAACATGAGGAAAATGTTTCAGGACGCTCGACTCGTCCACGCCGACCTCAGCGAGTTCAACATGCT GTATCATAATGGAGATGCTTACATCATCGACGTGTCACAGTCGGTGGAGCACGATCATCCTCATGCTCTCGAGTTCCTCAGGAAAGACTGCAGCAACGTCAACG AGTTCTTTGTGAAACACGGTGTTGCAGTGATGACAGTCAGAGAGCTGTTTGACTTCATCACAGACCCGTCAATCACCTGCCACAACATCGATCAATACCTGGAGAAG GCGATGGTGATCGCAGCTGAGCGGACGTCAGAGCAGCGATCAGATCAGGACCGAGTGGACGAGGAG GTGTTTAAAAAGGCCTACATCCCCCGAACTCTGACGGAAGTGAGTCACTATGAGCGAGATATTGACCTGATGAGGACGAAAGAGGAAGAGTCGGCGATCTCTGGACATGAGGACAAC ATTCTGTATCAGACACTGATCGGACTGAAGAGAGATCTGTCAGGAGTTCAGACG GTTCCTGCTCTCCTGGAGGATGAGAGCTCgtcggaggaggaggaggaggaggacgacgacgACGACAACGACACAGGTCAGCAGGAGCAGAGCGAGGAGACCCCGATGGACAGAAAG gaaaagaagaagatggtgaaagaagctcagagagaaaaaagaaagagtaaaGTACCAAAGCAcgtgaagaagaggaaggagaaggtgGCCAAGATGAAGAAAGGCAgatga
- the riok1 gene encoding serine/threonine-protein kinase RIO1 isoform X2: MSVVECVPGQFDDAEEDSQSEVSAVLSQISDVTLQPSSHQEEEEEEEDDDDDDDDEDEEEWAWCSAGGDLTKRYNRTTFNCQSNRQNPTNKTLPSSTPSDKALRKYEHKINLDKLNYADSVINKVTTMQKQKDADTYRVKDKSDRATVEQVLDPRTRMILFKMLSRGVISEINGCISTGKEANVYHASTSAGESRAIKIYKTSILLFKDRDKYVSGEFRFRHGYCKGNPRKMVRTWAEKEMRNLIRLQTAGIPSPDPLLLRSHVLLMSFIGKDNMPAPLLKNASLSESKARELYLQVLQNMRKMFQDARLVHADLSEFNMLYHNGDAYIIDVSQSVEHDHPHALEFLRKDCSNVNEFFVKHGVAVMTVRELFDFITDPSITCHNIDQYLEKAMVIAAERTSEQRSDQDRVDEEVFKKAYIPRTLTEVSHYERDIDLMRTKEEESAISGHEDNILYQTLIGLKRDLSGVQTVPALLEDESSSEEEEEEDDDDDNDTGQQEQSEETPMDRKEKKKMVKEAQREKRKSKVPKHVKKRKEKVAKMKKGR, from the exons ATGTCGGTGGTCGAGTGTGTACCTGGACAGTTTGATGACGCAGAGGAGGACAG ccaatcagaggtgTCGGCTGTCCTGAGTCAGATCAGTGATGTCACTCTGCAGCCTTCATCacaccaggaggaggaggaggaggaggaggatgatgatgatgatgatgatgatgaagatgaagaggagtgGGCATGGTGTTCAGCAGGAGGAGATCTGACCAAGAGATACAACAGGACGACTTTCAACTGTCAG tccAACAGACAGAATCCGACCAATAAGACGCTGCCATCGTCGACTCCATCTGATAAAGCTCTGAGGAAATACGAACACAAGATCAACCTGG ATAAACTGAATTACGCCGACTCGGTGATCAATAAAGTCACGACgatgcagaaacagaaagacgCTGACAC gtacAGAGTGAAGGACAAATCAGATCGAGCCACAGTCGAACAG GTTTTAGATCCTCGGACTCGAATGATTCTGTTTAAAATGCTGAGTCGAGGAGTGATCAGTGAAATCAACGGCTGCATCAGCACTGGGAAGGAG GCGAATGTATATCACGCCAGCACGTCagcaggagagagcagagcCATCAAGATCTACAAGACCTCGATCCTGCTGTTCAAAGACCGAGACAAATATGTCAGTGGAGAGTTCAG GTTCCGTCATGGTTACTGTAAAGGAAACCCCAGGAAGATGGTGAGAACTTGGGCAGAGAAGGAGATGAGGAACCTCATCAG gctgcAGACGGCAGGAATCCCAAGTCCAGACCCTCTGCTACTCCGGAGTCACGTTCTACTGATGAGCTTCATCGGAAAAGACAACAT GCCGGCTCCTCTGCTGAAGAACGCCTCGTTGTCAGAGTCGAAGGCTCGTGAACTCTACCTGCAGGTTCTACAGAACATGAGGAAAATGTTTCAGGACGCTCGACTCGTCCACGCCGACCTCAGCGAGTTCAACATGCT GTATCATAATGGAGATGCTTACATCATCGACGTGTCACAGTCGGTGGAGCACGATCATCCTCATGCTCTCGAGTTCCTCAGGAAAGACTGCAGCAACGTCAACG AGTTCTTTGTGAAACACGGTGTTGCAGTGATGACAGTCAGAGAGCTGTTTGACTTCATCACAGACCCGTCAATCACCTGCCACAACATCGATCAATACCTGGAGAAG GCGATGGTGATCGCAGCTGAGCGGACGTCAGAGCAGCGATCAGATCAGGACCGAGTGGACGAGGAG GTGTTTAAAAAGGCCTACATCCCCCGAACTCTGACGGAAGTGAGTCACTATGAGCGAGATATTGACCTGATGAGGACGAAAGAGGAAGAGTCGGCGATCTCTGGACATGAGGACAAC ATTCTGTATCAGACACTGATCGGACTGAAGAGAGATCTGTCAGGAGTTCAGACG GTTCCTGCTCTCCTGGAGGATGAGAGCTCgtcggaggaggaggaggaggaggacgacgacgACGACAACGACACAGGTCAGCAGGAGCAGAGCGAGGAGACCCCGATGGACAGAAAG gaaaagaagaagatggtgaaagaagctcagagagaaaaaagaaagagtaaaGTACCAAAGCAcgtgaagaagaggaaggagaaggtgGCCAAGATGAAGAAAGGCAgatga
- the rpp40 gene encoding ribonuclease P protein subunit p40: MSVDLDQTPRSLLISERSSFLDEKSRISSQVEQQHFNYKVSVLLPECGPTPSHLDSVLNSFSSFYLIRQLPIYELLDKHFLETAVYQGSVYGLSYRTRVDEENCVALMPNGRLCLSLDKDSFQVLGVEGKPSRFNHRANSRYVVSVDLTDSSMAPGGRGYLRLLTGLRSRLHLKTDFVLSHHPGGGASLQSLLSRHDWSEHRPEISHHALTNLSCPALPTSDLQSCDPHSFLEWLGAMDADVSCENSSSSFLSSLVCPEPKTTLSRALSVSVCGLLLPQDIHRLIQELRCYLEQPRLESWASLTVHGFVDSPVSWGGGEHGVLRGGENLYTLLMFHDHTYHLHLATGAHDTCPP; this comes from the exons ATGTCTGTGGATCTGGATCAGACTCCGCGGTCTCTGCTGATCTCTGAGCGCTCCAGTTTCCTGGATGAGAAGAGCCGGATCAGTTCccaggtggagcagcagcactTCAACTACAAG GTGTCTGTGCTCCTGCCTGAGTGTGGCCCCACCCCCTCTCACCTGGACTCAGTGTTAAACAGTTTCAGCAGTTTCTACCTGATCAGGCAGCTGCCCATCTATGAACTGCTGGATAAACACTTCCTGGAGACCGCCGTGTACCAAG GTAGTGTGTACGGTTTGTCGTACAGGACCAGGGTTGATGAAGAAAACTGTGTTGCTCTGATGCCAAATG GTCGTCTGTGCCTCTCTCTAGACAAAGACTCCTTCCAGGTGTTGGGAGTTGAGGGGAAACCGTCCAGATTCAATCACAGAGCGAACAGCAGATACG TAGTATCTGTGgatctgactgacagcagcatgGCTCCCGGTGGGCGGGGTTACCTGAGGCTACTCACAGGTCTGAGGTCACGACTTCACCTGAAGACCGACTTCGTGCTGTCGCATCATCCAG GGGGCGGAGCCTCTCTGCAGTCCCTCCTGTCTCGTCACGATTGGTCAGAGCACAGACCTGAGATCAGCCACCATGCTCTGACGAATCTGTCCTGCCCTGCCCTGCCAACCTCTGACCTGCAGTCATGTGACCCTCACAGCTTCCTGGAATGGCTGGGAGCCATGGACGCTGATGTCAGCTG tgagaaCTCGTCCAGCAGCTTCCTGTCCTCACTGGTTTGTCCTGAACCAAAGACGACACTGAGTCGAGCTCTGAGTGTCTCCGTCTGCGGACTGCTGCTTCCACAGGACATCCACCGACTCATCCAGGAGCTCAG GTGTTACCTGGAGCAGCCTCGGCTGGAGTCCTGGGCATCTCTGACGGTTCACGGCTTCGTTGACAGTCCGGTGTCGTGGGGCGGCGGTGAGCACGGAgtcctgagaggaggagagaaccTCTACACCCTGTTGATGTTCCACGACCACACCTACCACCTACACCTGGCCACAGGCGCACACGACACCTGTCCACCATGA
- the cdyl gene encoding chromodomain Y-like protein isoform X2 — MATEEFYEVERIVDKRKNKKGKVEYLVRWRGYGSEEDTWEPESHLSTCMIYVHEFNRQYAQCQRDTTLLRSTRSSPALHLSSAHRLPFRPPPSPAARADISSDISIGLTGDCNQVKPPVGPAHPPPVGPARPASIGSQQPADRFSGLMSTAPAGSARRSVDLSKTGIKILVPKSPMNSRLDSEESPSEAAHSLEAGAQEAHLVPPEVALLEKPAGVQLGPGEERARMGTRPRSQNPVPPPRAPITPAAMRSLSGTGNSALMEAVAANGMSVVQSAVTGATSVTGKRRLEERSAFDKRLRFSVRQTESAYRYRDIVVKKQDGFTHILLSTKSSENNTLNPEVMKEIQSAMATAASDDSKLVLLGAVGSIFCFGLDFLYFIRRLTDDRKKESIKMAETIRTFVNTFIQFRKPIVAAVNGPALGLGAAILPLCDVVWANEKAWFQTPYTSYGQTPDACSSFTFPRIMGLASANELLLSGRKLTAQEACCKGLVSQVLWPGTFTQEVMLRIKELVTVDSLVLRESKALMRNTSRSALEQANERECEALKRVWGSSQGTDSILQYLQRRTDLC; from the exons ATGGCTACGGAGGAGTTCTACGAG gtggagagGATCGTGGATAAGAGGAAGAACAAAAAGGGGAAGGTGGAGTACCTGGTCAGGTGGAGAGGTTACGGTTCAGAGGAGGACACCTGGGAGCCTGAGAGTCACCTGTCCACCTGTATGATCTATGTCCACGAGTTTAACCGTCAGTACGCCCAGTGCCAGAGAGACACCACGTTACTACGTTCCACCCGAAGCTCGCCTGCCCTCCACCTCAGCTCCGCCCACAGACTGCCCTTCAGGCCGCCGCCCTCCCCCGCAGCTCGTGCTGACATCAGCAGTGACATCAGCATAGGTTTAACTGGAGACTGTAACCAGGTAAAACCTCCGGTCGGCCCGGCTCACCCGCCCCCTGTCGGCCCTGCCCGCCCGGCCTCCATTGGCTCTCAGCAGCCGGCTGACAGATTCAGTGGTCTGATGTCCACGGCTCCAGCTGGCTCGGCCCGCCGTAGCGTGGATCTGTCCAAGACCGGCATCAAGATCCTGGTCCCCAAGAGTCCGATGAACAGCCGTCTGGACTCAGAGGAGTCTCCCAGCGAGGCGGCTCACAGCTTGGAGGCCGGAGCTCAGGAGGCTCACCTGGTCCCACCTGAGGTTGCACTGCTGGAGAAACCCGCCGGAGTCCAGCTGGGGCCCGGAGAGGAGAGGGCCCGCATGGGGACCAGACCCCGCAGCCAGAACCCCGTACCCCCGCCCCGAGCCCCCATCACACCTGCCGCCATGCGCTCCCTCAGTGGCACag gtaACTCCGCGTTGATGGAAGCTGTCGCTGCCAATGGGATGTCAGTTGTGCAGAGTGCTGTCACTGGAGCAACCAGTGTGACAGGGAAACGGCGTCTAGAGGAACGTTCTGCCTTCGACAAACGTCTAAGGTTCAGCGTTCGACAGACAGAGAGCGCCTACCGTTACCGAGACATCGTGGTGAAGAAACAGGACGGGTTCACCCACATCCTGCTGTCCACCAAGAGCTCCGAGAACAACACACTCAACCCTGAG gtgatGAAGGAGATTCAGAGTGCCATGGCGACGGCGGCGTCAGATGACAGTAAGCTGGTGTTACTCGGCGCTGTCGGCAGCATCTTCTGCTTTGGCCTCGACTTCCTGTACTTCATCAGACGCCTGACAGATGACAGGAAGAAGGAGAGCATTAAGATGGCTGAAACCATCAG GACCTTCGTCAACACCTTCATCCAGTTCAGGAAGCCGATTGTGGCGGCGGTGAATGGGCCAGCGCTGGGCCTCGGCGCCGCCATCCTGCCTCTGTGCGATGTAGTGTGGGCCAATGAGAAGGCCTGGTTCCAGACACCGTACACGTCCTACGGCCAGACGCCCGACGCCTGCTCGTCCTTCACCTTCCCTCGTATCATGGGCCTTGCCTCA GCTAACGAGCTGTTGCTGAGCGGCAGGAAGTTGACGGCTCAGGAGGCGTGCTGTAAGGGTTTGGTGTCTCAGGTTCTGTGGCCGGGAACcttcacacaggaagtgatgctgAGGATCAAAGAGCTGGTGACCGTCGACTCTCTG GTCCTGAGGGAGTCCAAAGCCCTGATGAGGAACACCAGCCGCAGTGCTCTGGAGCAAGCTAACGAGCGCGAGTGTGAAGCCCTGAAGAGAGTCTGGGGTTCGTCACAGGGAACAGACTCCATCCTGCAGTACCTGCAGAGGAGAACCGATCTCTGCTAG
- the cdyl gene encoding chromodomain Y-like protein isoform X1, with protein sequence MINLTDYIVVDHCCKQLEAVERIVDKRKNKKGKVEYLVRWRGYGSEEDTWEPESHLSTCMIYVHEFNRQYAQCQRDTTLLRSTRSSPALHLSSAHRLPFRPPPSPAARADISSDISIGLTGDCNQVKPPVGPAHPPPVGPARPASIGSQQPADRFSGLMSTAPAGSARRSVDLSKTGIKILVPKSPMNSRLDSEESPSEAAHSLEAGAQEAHLVPPEVALLEKPAGVQLGPGEERARMGTRPRSQNPVPPPRAPITPAAMRSLSGTGNSALMEAVAANGMSVVQSAVTGATSVTGKRRLEERSAFDKRLRFSVRQTESAYRYRDIVVKKQDGFTHILLSTKSSENNTLNPEVMKEIQSAMATAASDDSKLVLLGAVGSIFCFGLDFLYFIRRLTDDRKKESIKMAETIRTFVNTFIQFRKPIVAAVNGPALGLGAAILPLCDVVWANEKAWFQTPYTSYGQTPDACSSFTFPRIMGLASANELLLSGRKLTAQEACCKGLVSQVLWPGTFTQEVMLRIKELVTVDSLVLRESKALMRNTSRSALEQANERECEALKRVWGSSQGTDSILQYLQRRTDLC encoded by the exons ATGATTAATTTAACTGATTATATCGTCGTAGATCATTGTTGCAAACAGCTGGAGGCG gtggagagGATCGTGGATAAGAGGAAGAACAAAAAGGGGAAGGTGGAGTACCTGGTCAGGTGGAGAGGTTACGGTTCAGAGGAGGACACCTGGGAGCCTGAGAGTCACCTGTCCACCTGTATGATCTATGTCCACGAGTTTAACCGTCAGTACGCCCAGTGCCAGAGAGACACCACGTTACTACGTTCCACCCGAAGCTCGCCTGCCCTCCACCTCAGCTCCGCCCACAGACTGCCCTTCAGGCCGCCGCCCTCCCCCGCAGCTCGTGCTGACATCAGCAGTGACATCAGCATAGGTTTAACTGGAGACTGTAACCAGGTAAAACCTCCGGTCGGCCCGGCTCACCCGCCCCCTGTCGGCCCTGCCCGCCCGGCCTCCATTGGCTCTCAGCAGCCGGCTGACAGATTCAGTGGTCTGATGTCCACGGCTCCAGCTGGCTCGGCCCGCCGTAGCGTGGATCTGTCCAAGACCGGCATCAAGATCCTGGTCCCCAAGAGTCCGATGAACAGCCGTCTGGACTCAGAGGAGTCTCCCAGCGAGGCGGCTCACAGCTTGGAGGCCGGAGCTCAGGAGGCTCACCTGGTCCCACCTGAGGTTGCACTGCTGGAGAAACCCGCCGGAGTCCAGCTGGGGCCCGGAGAGGAGAGGGCCCGCATGGGGACCAGACCCCGCAGCCAGAACCCCGTACCCCCGCCCCGAGCCCCCATCACACCTGCCGCCATGCGCTCCCTCAGTGGCACag gtaACTCCGCGTTGATGGAAGCTGTCGCTGCCAATGGGATGTCAGTTGTGCAGAGTGCTGTCACTGGAGCAACCAGTGTGACAGGGAAACGGCGTCTAGAGGAACGTTCTGCCTTCGACAAACGTCTAAGGTTCAGCGTTCGACAGACAGAGAGCGCCTACCGTTACCGAGACATCGTGGTGAAGAAACAGGACGGGTTCACCCACATCCTGCTGTCCACCAAGAGCTCCGAGAACAACACACTCAACCCTGAG gtgatGAAGGAGATTCAGAGTGCCATGGCGACGGCGGCGTCAGATGACAGTAAGCTGGTGTTACTCGGCGCTGTCGGCAGCATCTTCTGCTTTGGCCTCGACTTCCTGTACTTCATCAGACGCCTGACAGATGACAGGAAGAAGGAGAGCATTAAGATGGCTGAAACCATCAG GACCTTCGTCAACACCTTCATCCAGTTCAGGAAGCCGATTGTGGCGGCGGTGAATGGGCCAGCGCTGGGCCTCGGCGCCGCCATCCTGCCTCTGTGCGATGTAGTGTGGGCCAATGAGAAGGCCTGGTTCCAGACACCGTACACGTCCTACGGCCAGACGCCCGACGCCTGCTCGTCCTTCACCTTCCCTCGTATCATGGGCCTTGCCTCA GCTAACGAGCTGTTGCTGAGCGGCAGGAAGTTGACGGCTCAGGAGGCGTGCTGTAAGGGTTTGGTGTCTCAGGTTCTGTGGCCGGGAACcttcacacaggaagtgatgctgAGGATCAAAGAGCTGGTGACCGTCGACTCTCTG GTCCTGAGGGAGTCCAAAGCCCTGATGAGGAACACCAGCCGCAGTGCTCTGGAGCAAGCTAACGAGCGCGAGTGTGAAGCCCTGAAGAGAGTCTGGGGTTCGTCACAGGGAACAGACTCCATCCTGCAGTACCTGCAGAGGAGAACCGATCTCTGCTAG